The sequence GAGAATCAAGGCATGACAATGCCTTAAAGCCCTCCGGCTAGTATTTCGACAGAAGGAGTCCCCGGCCATGACCCTTATGAATTTGAACCGCACTTCGCCCCGTCTGCGCCTGGAGAATAGGGCCAAGCCAGAACTCTATCGGGAGCTTTTCCCGTATTCGAAGATAAGCCGGGTCCCCTTCGACGACACCATCGTCATGCCAAGGCCCGCCACCCAGATGTACATCACGGACACCACCTTCCGTGATGGACAGCAGGCCAGACCGCCCTACACGGTCCGCCAGATCGCCCACATCTTCATGCTGTTGCACAAGCTCGGCGGCCGGTCCGGACTCATCCGCGCCAGCGAGTTCTTTCTCTATTCCGAAAAAGACCGCCGGGCCGTGGAAGCCTGCCAAGCCCTGGACTACAAGTATCCCGAGGTCACCGGCTGGATTAGGGCCAACAAGAACGACTTGAAGCTCGTCAAATCCATGGGCCTTAAGGAAACCGGGATGCTCACCTCGGTTTCGGACTACCATATCCACCTGAAGCTAAACAAAGACCGCAAGGCCGCCATGGCTGACTACCTGGCCGTGGTCGACCAGGCTTTGGAATGGGGCATCATCCCGCGCTGCCACTTCGAAGACCTGACCCGCGCCGACATCTACGGGTTCTGCCTCCCCTTCGCACAAAAGCTCATGGAGCGCTCCAAGGACGCCGGCATCCCTGTTAAAATCAGATTGTGCGACACCATGGGCTACGGAGTGCCATACGCCGGTGCCGCTTTGCCGCGAAGCGTGTCCAAGCTGGTTCGTGCCTTCACCGACGAGGCCGAGGTGCCCAGCGAATGGCTGGAATGGCACGGCCACAACGACTTCCATAAAGTATTGGTCAACGCCGGCACTGCTTGGCTCTCGGGCTGCTCCGGGGCCAACTGCACCCTGCTCGGCTTTGGCGAGCGCACCGGCAACGCTCCGCTTGAGGCCATGGTCATCGAGTACGTCTCGCTCACCGGCGAGGACGACGCCGCCGACACCCCGGTGATCTCCGAAATCGTGCGCTATTTCGAAGAGGAACTCGACTACGTGGTGCCGG is a genomic window of Desulfovibrio sp. containing:
- a CDS encoding histone-lysine N-methyltransferase is translated as MTLMNLNRTSPRLRLENRAKPELYRELFPYSKISRVPFDDTIVMPRPATQMYITDTTFRDGQQARPPYTVRQIAHIFMLLHKLGGRSGLIRASEFFLYSEKDRRAVEACQALDYKYPEVTGWIRANKNDLKLVKSMGLKETGMLTSVSDYHIHLKLNKDRKAAMADYLAVVDQALEWGIIPRCHFEDLTRADIYGFCLPFAQKLMERSKDAGIPVKIRLCDTMGYGVPYAGAALPRSVSKLVRAFTDEAEVPSEWLEWHGHNDFHKVLVNAGTAWLSGCSGANCTLLGFGERTGNAPLEAMVIEYVSLTGEDDAADTPVISEIVRYFEEELDYVVPANYPFAGRDFNATSAGIHVDGLAKNEEIYNIFDTKKILGRAVPIIITDKSGKAGVSYWINTSLNLEGDAQVDKRHPAVDKIYAKIMDAYDAGRNTSFSNEEMKALVKRYLPELFASEFDHLKKLAHTLSAQLILKLSEELCIRQLITEDAAFCMQKFLEDYPFIQFMYLTDTHGKLVAREVANPADRPKFAPMTIGVDQSDREWFQKPMQNGKLHITDFYTSAFTGKLCLTVSLPVANERDEITGVLGADIRFEELLKRQGDLEYEKDLDEVD